In Hamadaea flava, a genomic segment contains:
- a CDS encoding GNAT family N-acetyltransferase: protein MIVRRAGVADVAVLADLRGIDGDGILSFAGWVAAHAETHLPFVAEIDGAVVGAAWLLIAERVPGNGSPERWYGDIQSVMVREEHRNRGIGAALMSAILAEARTRGLLHVTVHSGRRAVDFYLRNGFSHHRQLLLWEPADA from the coding sequence GTGATCGTACGGAGAGCCGGTGTGGCGGATGTGGCGGTGCTCGCTGACCTGCGCGGCATCGACGGGGATGGGATCCTGTCGTTCGCCGGCTGGGTGGCCGCCCATGCGGAGACGCATCTGCCGTTCGTCGCCGAGATCGACGGGGCCGTGGTCGGCGCCGCCTGGCTGCTCATCGCCGAACGGGTGCCCGGCAACGGCTCGCCGGAGCGGTGGTACGGCGACATCCAGTCGGTCATGGTTCGCGAGGAGCACCGCAACCGCGGCATCGGCGCCGCGCTGATGTCCGCGATCCTGGCCGAGGCCCGAACGCGGGGGCTGCTGCACGTGACCGTCCACTCCGGCCGCCGCGCGGTCGACTTCTACCTGCGTAACGGCTTCAGCCATCATCGGCAGCTCCTGCTCTGGGAGCCGGCCGACGCGTGA
- a CDS encoding alpha/beta hydrolase has protein sequence MPVGYMFTVFCVAVGTLFALAPVRRPQPISTVSYFLGLAVNELPFFAGIYWLGISTTLAFAEGDIDSPIAWATVALAAAAALGLVVVAYQGWRDRSAIERAVVDGLGADWRTTIDADLAAGLHHRLPWARILFLPFFRRRPDVRRVADLSYGDAGRRNLLDVYHHRSTPTGAPILIHMHGGHYDSGHKNSQSLPLLYRLAGHGWVCISANYRLRPQYQHPDHLIDFKKVIAWAREHAHEYGADPSTVFVAGSSAGGHMAALAALTQNDPAYQPGFADADTSVSAAVLLNGWYRTYFDNSPESAPAYHITADAPPFFLAHGGKDTLVPLSHARELADHLRRVSTAPVVYAEMKGAHHAFDLYHSLRFEAVVDAIEAFAARVRSRERAGQREAR, from the coding sequence ATGCCCGTCGGCTACATGTTCACCGTGTTCTGCGTCGCGGTGGGCACGCTCTTCGCGCTCGCGCCGGTACGCCGCCCGCAGCCGATCTCCACGGTGAGTTACTTCCTCGGCCTGGCCGTGAACGAGCTGCCGTTCTTCGCCGGCATCTACTGGCTGGGCATCTCGACCACGCTGGCGTTCGCCGAGGGCGACATCGACTCGCCGATCGCCTGGGCGACGGTCGCGTTGGCCGCCGCTGCCGCGCTCGGGCTGGTCGTCGTCGCGTACCAGGGTTGGCGCGACCGTAGTGCGATCGAGCGCGCGGTGGTCGACGGGCTGGGCGCCGACTGGCGTACGACGATCGACGCCGACCTCGCCGCTGGGCTGCACCACCGCCTCCCGTGGGCCCGCATCCTGTTCCTGCCCTTCTTCCGCCGCCGGCCCGACGTGCGCCGGGTGGCCGACCTCTCCTACGGCGACGCGGGCCGCCGCAACCTGCTCGACGTCTACCACCACCGCTCGACGCCGACCGGCGCGCCGATCCTGATCCACATGCACGGCGGCCACTACGACAGCGGTCACAAGAACAGCCAGTCGTTGCCGCTGCTCTACCGGCTCGCCGGCCACGGGTGGGTGTGCATCAGCGCGAACTACCGGCTTCGTCCCCAGTACCAGCATCCGGATCACCTGATCGACTTCAAGAAGGTCATCGCCTGGGCCCGGGAGCACGCCCACGAGTACGGGGCGGATCCGTCGACGGTGTTCGTCGCCGGCAGCTCGGCCGGCGGGCACATGGCGGCACTGGCCGCGCTCACCCAGAACGATCCCGCCTACCAGCCCGGCTTCGCGGACGCCGACACGTCCGTCAGCGCCGCCGTCCTGCTCAACGGCTGGTACCGCACCTATTTCGACAATTCGCCGGAGTCCGCGCCGGCGTACCACATCACCGCCGACGCGCCGCCGTTCTTCCTGGCTCACGGCGGCAAGGACACCCTGGTGCCGCTGAGCCACGCCCGCGAACTCGCCGACCACCTGCGCCGGGTGTCGACCGCACCCGTCGTGTACGCCGAGATGAAAGGCGCGCATCACGCGTTCGACCTGTACCACTCGCTGCGGTTCGAAGCCGTCGTCGACGCGATCGAGGCGTTCGCCGCCCGGGTCCGCTCACGGGAGCGGGCCGGCCAGCGCGAAGCCCGCTGA
- a CDS encoding RNA polymerase sigma factor, which produces MTAAHPDAAIIAASHQDAEVFGVIYDRYAAMLYRYAYRRLGPEHAEDVVAETFLAAFRHRGRYDLSRDDARPWLFGIVTKEIARRRRAEEARYRATAKTSMVEAVDGLADDVSAAVTAQASRGRLAEGLRRLSPGDRDVLLLVAWSGLSYEEVAATLRIKIGTVRSRLHRARRRLRDSLGQDTYDILPEERR; this is translated from the coding sequence ATGACGGCCGCCCATCCCGACGCCGCGATCATCGCGGCGTCCCATCAGGACGCCGAGGTGTTCGGCGTCATCTACGACCGCTACGCGGCGATGCTCTACCGATACGCCTACCGGCGGCTTGGTCCGGAGCACGCCGAGGATGTGGTCGCCGAGACCTTCCTGGCCGCGTTCCGGCATCGCGGCCGCTATGACCTCAGCCGCGATGACGCCCGGCCCTGGCTGTTCGGCATCGTGACGAAGGAGATCGCGCGCCGCCGTCGCGCCGAAGAGGCGCGCTATCGGGCCACTGCCAAAACATCCATGGTGGAGGCCGTGGACGGGCTGGCCGACGACGTCAGCGCCGCCGTCACGGCCCAGGCCTCGCGGGGCCGGCTCGCCGAGGGCCTGCGCCGGCTCTCCCCGGGCGATCGTGACGTTCTGTTGCTCGTCGCCTGGAGCGGCTTGAGCTATGAGGAGGTCGCGGCGACGCTCCGCATCAAGATCGGAACGGTGCGTTCGCGTCTGCACCGCGCCCGGCGACGGCTGCGCGACAGCCTCGGCCAAGACACCTACGACATCCTCCCGGAGGAGCGGCGATGA
- a CDS encoding ankyrin repeat domain-containing protein, which translates to MIASLRDDLPQWRRIRSLTVSPDLIAAATAAREAGDWRAAAEAARVDVDIDVDAVRQKFGVEASAAFEADLHHLAPDLLWWHLPRHRAGMTTVLARQTLILPPEQNATLGPHLRLQTPLAPFGPQRLRLSVGSFEDLEYERWVVMPRHTWDVRRSGELAEAWGVGDPATAEIYRLLAAGEYVEAWRRCGIALESDEGLQPRTALPTCPVGVAREVREVARAFGVEKVGALHSSPLMFTVSGDTVSGTAAEFYDLYEVPSVVVQPVPADLALLEAGLLTPDELHPLVRQALPGLTAQANVMTATLDGPEPVRVRCRGVWHSLSVESGALRLHDHSDEEVQRESVLRSLGGASAGCFAVRQTWLHGEGRLPKALARQAREVRERALVGDTDWLVDGLRTGAIDPLMRDPAGWSLMHMAMMVDHERLLPLLDAAGLPVDVQDRTGRTPLYLAIMGGARRELVQALLDRGADPAIETVHGADSYTATWRGSGWVRDMLPKQGRG; encoded by the coding sequence GTGATCGCGTCGCTGCGTGACGATCTGCCGCAGTGGCGTCGCATCCGGTCGCTCACGGTGTCCCCGGACCTCATCGCGGCGGCGACCGCCGCCCGGGAGGCCGGTGACTGGCGGGCCGCCGCCGAGGCCGCCCGGGTAGACGTCGACATCGACGTGGACGCGGTACGCCAGAAGTTCGGCGTGGAGGCGTCGGCCGCTTTCGAGGCCGATCTGCATCACCTAGCGCCGGACCTGTTGTGGTGGCACCTGCCCCGGCATCGGGCCGGGATGACGACCGTGCTGGCCCGGCAGACACTGATCCTGCCGCCGGAGCAGAACGCGACGCTGGGTCCGCATCTGCGCCTCCAGACGCCGCTCGCGCCGTTCGGCCCGCAGCGGCTGCGGTTGTCCGTCGGGTCGTTCGAAGATCTGGAGTACGAACGCTGGGTCGTGATGCCCCGGCACACCTGGGATGTGCGCCGCAGCGGTGAGCTGGCCGAGGCCTGGGGCGTCGGCGACCCGGCCACCGCTGAGATCTATCGGCTGCTCGCGGCCGGCGAATACGTCGAGGCGTGGCGGCGGTGCGGTATAGCGCTGGAGTCGGACGAGGGCCTGCAGCCGCGTACGGCGCTGCCGACCTGCCCGGTCGGGGTGGCCCGCGAGGTACGCGAGGTCGCCCGCGCGTTCGGCGTGGAGAAGGTCGGCGCACTGCACTCCTCGCCGCTGATGTTCACCGTCTCCGGCGACACCGTCTCGGGCACGGCGGCCGAGTTCTACGACCTCTACGAGGTGCCGAGCGTCGTCGTGCAGCCGGTCCCGGCCGACCTGGCGCTGCTGGAAGCGGGCCTGCTGACGCCGGACGAACTGCATCCGCTGGTACGCCAGGCCCTGCCGGGCCTCACCGCCCAGGCGAACGTCATGACGGCCACGCTCGACGGGCCGGAGCCGGTCCGGGTGCGCTGCCGAGGTGTGTGGCACTCGTTGTCTGTCGAGAGTGGAGCGCTGCGGTTGCACGACCACTCCGACGAGGAGGTGCAGCGCGAGTCGGTGCTGCGGTCACTCGGCGGGGCGTCGGCGGGGTGCTTCGCGGTACGCCAGACCTGGCTGCACGGTGAGGGCAGGCTGCCGAAGGCGCTGGCCCGGCAGGCTCGTGAGGTACGCGAACGGGCGCTGGTCGGCGACACCGACTGGCTCGTCGACGGGCTGCGTACGGGGGCGATCGATCCGCTGATGCGTGACCCGGCCGGTTGGTCGCTGATGCACATGGCGATGATGGTCGACCACGAGCGGCTGCTGCCGCTGCTCGACGCGGCCGGGCTGCCGGTCGACGTGCAGGACCGGACCGGGCGTACGCCGCTCTACCTGGCGATCATGGGTGGCGCGCGGCGGGAGCTGGTCCAGGCGCTGCTCGATCGGGGGGCGGACCCGGCGATCGAGACCGTCCACGGCGCGGATTCCTACACGGCGACGTGGCGAGGCAGCGGCTGGGTCCGCGACATGCTCCCCAAGCAAGGCCGCGGCTGA
- a CDS encoding alpha/beta fold hydrolase, with the protein MGDERGYSSSSLPLYYEWHGESSGSEPPLLLIHGGGSTIESNWGRLIPALAPSRRLLAVELQGHGRTGSGVGPASFEGSADGLAELLTELGAGPVDVLGFSNGGQVAVQLAARHPKLVRRLVVASAPFRRDGMIDGFWEGLANATYADLPEPYRAADLAVSGDPGHAERMFHLDRELMLTGFADVPISLVASITAPTLVVAADRDVVRPAHAALLASLIPHARLLIVPGNHGDYLGELASADDPGPLERTLPFLIGFLTADSAQLSGHEREL; encoded by the coding sequence ATGGGTGACGAGCGAGGGTATTCCTCGTCCAGCCTTCCGCTCTATTACGAGTGGCACGGGGAGTCCTCCGGTTCGGAGCCGCCGCTGCTGCTCATCCACGGCGGCGGGTCGACGATCGAGTCCAACTGGGGCCGCCTCATCCCGGCACTGGCGCCGTCCCGGCGTCTGCTGGCCGTCGAGTTGCAGGGGCACGGGCGCACCGGGTCGGGGGTGGGACCGGCGTCGTTCGAGGGATCGGCGGACGGCCTCGCGGAGCTGCTGACCGAACTCGGCGCCGGGCCGGTCGACGTGCTCGGGTTCAGCAACGGCGGCCAGGTGGCCGTCCAGTTGGCGGCCCGGCATCCGAAGCTGGTGCGGCGGCTGGTCGTGGCGTCGGCGCCGTTCCGGCGGGACGGGATGATCGACGGTTTCTGGGAGGGCCTGGCCAACGCCACGTACGCCGACCTGCCCGAGCCCTACCGCGCGGCGGACCTCGCCGTCAGCGGCGATCCCGGGCACGCCGAGCGCATGTTCCACCTGGATCGGGAGCTGATGCTGACCGGGTTCGCCGACGTCCCGATCAGCCTGGTCGCCTCGATCACCGCGCCGACGCTGGTCGTGGCGGCCGATCGGGACGTGGTCCGGCCGGCGCACGCCGCATTGCTCGCCTCGCTCATCCCCCACGCGCGGCTGCTCATCGTGCCCGGCAATCACGGCGACTATCTCGGCGAGCTGGCGTCGGCCGATGATCCCGGCCCACTCGAGCGAACTCTGCCGTTCCTCATCGGATTCCTCACAGCGGACAGTGCCCAGCTCAGCGGCCACGAACGCGAGCTTTAG
- a CDS encoding CU044_5270 family protein — MNELTILDDLGATLDPAGPPPPGLRRRVLTQTRRPSRRRWLRLAIVGGLAATVTAVALAIQVVPLGDRPPAARAQAADILLAAAGQATLQPDQVVRPEQFILIESVATVRSTRESTGESTVHGVHRWAWRSADGTHDGLIREQNQDGGATDLLVPGCKDGRATQSKRGVTTTSPCTPDPAYTDGLPTTVDGMLAYLYRDAGSTKNPRDQEAFQAAANLIGEAYRRPAVLAAVYGALAKIPGVAIVGDVTDEAGRSGVAISQREVQGTRTDLIFDPANHSYLGIRTVAGDQVQYSAAVLSVSIVDRVGAK; from the coding sequence ATGAACGAGTTGACGATCCTGGACGACCTCGGAGCGACGCTGGACCCGGCTGGTCCGCCGCCGCCCGGCCTGCGCCGCCGCGTGCTCACCCAGACCCGGCGGCCGTCACGACGTCGCTGGCTGCGGCTCGCGATCGTCGGCGGCCTCGCCGCCACGGTCACGGCCGTCGCCCTGGCGATCCAGGTGGTTCCGCTGGGCGATCGGCCCCCGGCCGCCCGCGCGCAGGCCGCCGACATCCTGCTCGCGGCGGCGGGGCAAGCCACGCTCCAGCCGGACCAGGTGGTACGCCCGGAGCAGTTCATCTTGATCGAGTCCGTCGCGACGGTCCGGTCGACTCGAGAGTCCACGGGAGAGTCCACCGTGCATGGGGTGCACCGGTGGGCCTGGCGCTCCGCCGACGGGACCCACGACGGGCTGATCCGCGAGCAGAACCAGGACGGCGGCGCCACGGATCTCCTCGTCCCCGGCTGCAAGGACGGCCGAGCCACCCAGTCCAAGCGCGGGGTCACCACGACATCGCCGTGTACGCCGGATCCGGCGTACACCGACGGACTGCCCACCACCGTGGACGGCATGCTGGCGTACCTGTATCGGGACGCCGGCAGCACCAAGAACCCGCGCGACCAGGAGGCGTTCCAGGCAGCGGCGAACTTGATCGGCGAGGCGTACCGGCGACCGGCGGTACTGGCCGCGGTCTATGGCGCGCTCGCGAAGATCCCCGGCGTCGCCATCGTCGGCGACGTCACGGACGAGGCGGGCCGCAGCGGCGTCGCGATCTCGCAGCGCGAGGTCCAGGGCACCCGGACCGACCTCATCTTCGATCCGGCGAACCACTCCTATCTCGGCATCCGCACCGTCGCCGGGGACCAGGTGCAGTATTCCGCCGCCGTCTTGTCCGTCTCGATCGTCGACCGTGTCGGCGCGAAGTAA